A genomic segment from Nocardia cyriacigeorgica GUH-2 encodes:
- a CDS encoding RsmB/NOP family class I SAM-dependent RNA methyltransferase, translating to MDPAREVALETLRAVRERDAYANLVLPGLLRERRIEGRDAALATELGYGACRAQGVLDAVIAECAGRAVEEIDGPLLDILRLGVYQLLRTRIGAHAAVDTSVALARAEFGAGKAGFVNAVLRRAGERDAAEWVELLAPRDPVGHLAFEYAHPAWIAQAFADALGADAAELGDALAADDARPSVHLVARPGDITAEELALVTGGEEGRWSPYAVYLEGGDPGKLEPVREGMAAVQDEGSQLVALALTRAPLDGPDNGRWLDLCAGPGGKAALLGSLAAIDGFQVDAVEPAEHRAELVRTATAGMPVTVHVADGRDSGLTPGYDRILVDAPCTGLGALRRRPEARWRRTPADVAELVVLQRELLAAAWDLLRPGGVVVYSTCSPHLPETVAVVADAARRTGAIQLDTRELVPGVPDLGPGPGAQLWPHRHGTDAMFVAALRKPL from the coding sequence ATTGATCCGGCGCGGGAGGTTGCGCTGGAGACGTTGCGGGCGGTGCGGGAACGTGATGCGTACGCGAACCTGGTGCTGCCGGGGTTGCTGCGGGAGCGGCGGATCGAGGGGCGGGATGCGGCGCTGGCGACCGAGCTCGGTTACGGCGCCTGCCGGGCGCAGGGTGTGCTGGATGCGGTGATCGCCGAATGCGCCGGGCGGGCGGTCGAGGAGATCGACGGTCCGCTGCTGGACATCCTGCGGCTGGGCGTCTATCAGTTGCTGCGCACCCGGATCGGCGCGCATGCCGCCGTCGATACCTCGGTGGCGTTGGCGCGGGCCGAATTCGGTGCGGGCAAAGCCGGTTTCGTCAACGCGGTGTTGCGGCGGGCGGGGGAGCGCGACGCCGCCGAATGGGTCGAGCTGCTCGCCCCACGAGACCCGGTCGGCCACCTGGCCTTCGAATACGCGCACCCAGCGTGGATCGCGCAGGCCTTCGCCGACGCGCTCGGCGCCGACGCGGCCGAACTGGGCGACGCCCTGGCCGCGGATGACGCGCGCCCCTCGGTGCATCTGGTGGCCCGGCCCGGCGATATCACCGCCGAAGAACTGGCCCTGGTCACCGGTGGTGAGGAGGGTCGCTGGTCGCCGTACGCGGTGTATCTCGAAGGCGGTGATCCGGGCAAGCTCGAGCCGGTGCGCGAGGGTATGGCCGCGGTCCAGGACGAAGGCAGCCAGCTGGTCGCCCTCGCGCTTACCCGCGCCCCGCTCGACGGCCCCGACAACGGTCGCTGGCTCGATCTGTGCGCCGGCCCCGGCGGCAAGGCGGCCCTGCTCGGCTCCCTGGCCGCCATCGACGGCTTCCAGGTGGACGCTGTGGAGCCGGCCGAGCACCGCGCCGAACTGGTCCGCACCGCCACCGCGGGCATGCCGGTCACCGTGCACGTCGCCGACGGTCGCGACAGCGGCCTGACGCCCGGCTACGACCGCATCCTGGTCGACGCCCCCTGCACCGGCCTCGGCGCGCTACGCCGCCGCCCCGAAGCCCGCTGGCGCCGCACCCCGGCCGATGTCGCCGAACTGGTTGTCCTGCAACGCGAATTGCTCGCCGCCGCCTGGGATCTGCTGCGCCCCGGTGGTGTGGTGGTCTACTCCACCTGCTCACCGCACCTACCTGAAACGGTGGCAGTGGTCGCCGACGCCGCCCGCCGCACCGGCGCCATCCAGCTCGACACCCGCGAACTCGTCCCCGGCGTCCCGGATCTCGGCCCCGGCCCAGGCGCACAGCTCTGGCCACATCGCCACGGCACTGACGCGATGTTCGTGGCGGCGCTCCGGAAACCGCTGTAG